The stretch of DNA TGAGTTCCCGGCGCCCGGAAGTGGTCCCGACGGCGAAAGTCGCCCCGCCCACCGCGCCGGGGTCCGCTTTTCCCACGACGCCCGGCGTTCCGTTAAAACTCCCGCGTCCCGCCGCAGGCTGATAGCGTGCGGCGTGATCATGCGCCCCTACGTGGAGGCCAACATCTCGCACAAGTCTTACACCACCGTCAAGTACTTCATGAAGATGTGGAGCAGCGTGAGCGAGAccctcatcttcatcttcctgGGCGTGTCCACCGTGGCGGGACCGCACGAGTGGAACTGGACCTTCGTCACTGTCACCGTGGTCCTGTGCCTGGTCTCCAGAGTcctgggtgagcgagcgagcaagGATCTCCGGGACCGACCGCTTGAACCGAGGCCCgcctgcccctcctccaggcgtGGTGGGCCTGACGTACGTGGTCAACAAGTTCCGCATCGTCAAGCTGACCAAGAAGGACCAGTTCATCGTGGCTTACGGGGGCCTGCGAGGCGCCATCGCCTTCTCGCTGGGCTTCCTGCTGACCCAGCACCAGATGAAGCGCTTGTTCCTCACCGCTATCATCACCGTCATTTTCTTCACTGTCTTTGTCCAGGtcaggggaggggggggggggggggcggccaCGCCAAAGCGCGAGCAGGACCGGCTTGGACTGGTTGGaacgcttttcttttctttttctttccaggGGATGACCATCAGGCCTCTGGTGGAGCTTCTGGAAGTGAAGAAGAAGAGGGAATGCGACGGCTCCATCAACGAGGAGATCCACACGCAGGTGCAAAGGGCAAAGAGTTTAccaatgagcttttttttcttaaaaaatgacatagtatagtaaggccttttttcttaaaaaacaacatagtatagtaaggctttttttcttaaaaaacgaccatgtatagtaaggcttttttcttaaaaaatgacagtatagtaaggcttttttcttaaagaaacgacatagtatagtaaggctttttttcttaaaaaatgacagtatagtaaggcttttttctttaaaaaacgacatagtatagtaaggctttttttcttaaaaaacgacatagtatagtaaggcttttttttttttaaacgaccatgtatagtaaggctttttttcttaaaaaacgacattgtatagtaaggcttattttctttaaaaaaaagacagtactatagtaaggctttttaacgaccatgtatagtaaggctttttttaaaaatgacattatagtaaggcttttttctttaaaaaaaaaacaaaaaacgacatagtatagtaaagctttttttcttaaaaaacgaaatagtaaagttaggctttttttcttaaaaaataagacagtatagtaaagcatttttctttaaaaaaaaaagactgtatagtaaggcatttttttaaaaacgaccatgtatagtaaggcttttttctttaaaaaaaatgacattatagtaaggcttttttcttaaaaaatgacatagtaaggttttttttcttaaaaaaacgacatagtatcataagttttttttttaaacgaccatgtatagtaaggcctttttctttaaaaacgacatagtatagtaagactttttttttcttaaaaaacaaaatagtatagtcaATTTGACCTgagaaaaatgagattttaggACACAAAAGAGTATTTTTTCTTCAGATCTTGGACACATGGAACTTCTGAAAGAACAAAATGATGTCATTTAGCTaacaaatgttttccttttaGTTCCTGGATCATCTTCTGGTGGGAATTGAGGACGTCTGCGGCCATTACGGACACCACCATTGGAAAGACAAGTAGGAAAGGAACTTGTGAAATCATTCCCTACATCATCCAACAATCATACTTTTTTCTTCTGGCTTCAGATTGAGTCGCTTCAACAAAGCCTACGTGAAGAAATGGCTGATCTCCGGCGAGCGTTCCACCGAGCCGCAGCTGCTCTCCTTCTACAACAAGATGGAGATGAAGCAGGCCTTGATGCTGGTCGAGAGCGGCGGCGGTGTCAACATTTTCAAGCCCGCCGCGCCGTAAGTCTCGGTTCGCCAGGGTGGCCGCCGTGTTCTACTCCCCGCTGATGGATTTTGCCACCCCCTAGCCACACGGAGCCCCGATTCCCGTCCCTGCGCAGGGCCGACGTCTTCGAGGCTCGCCAGAAGGAAATCCGAAAGATGCTGCACTCCAACATGCAAAAGGACAGACAACGGGTAGGCGgttttagcttgttttttttccaccaccgCTCGACCGTCGGAAACATTTTGACGCGCCGCTCTTTGTCTTTTCGGGTCTGCAGCTGCGTTCGTACAGCAGGCACGACCTGATGGTGGACCCCTTCGAAGACGACGTGAGCGAAGCGCGTTTTCGGAAGCGAGCCGAGATGGGGAGGAGGGTGAGAACGCTTGGACAATATCTCATAAAACTTTCCTCCTTTTTAATATTATGATCTCACCTTGACGCTGAAGGAAAAGTGAGCCtccgaacaaaaaaaaaatgaaaatacacaccaaaaaaaacattttttgttgcagATGAGCCACTACCTGACGGTGCCCGCCAAAAGGCCGGAAGCTCCTCCCTCTGTGAGACGGGTTGCCTTCCAACCAGGTCCGccctcctgtttttttgtttgtttgttttttttctcgcttGTGCCGTGCAAGGCTGATACCCCAAAACCTCTTTTCAGAACATCGCGTGTACACGTACGACGACGGCGACGAAAGTGCGAGAGAGTCGACGGAGGCCCGGACCAACCCCGGCTCGCCCGACGCCGTCCCCCCGCGGAaccaggaggaagaggagaaggaggaggaggaagagcagCAGCGACACGTGGCGCTACGTCGTCTTAGTGACCCCGGTCCAGTGTGAAGACACAAAAGACCTTTTTTTTGCTCCCCCCCTCAACAACACGTTTCAAAACAACAAAGATTTACCAATGAGTCAATTCCTATTATGCGAATCTTTGGCGACATCTTGTGGCACTGGAGTGGTACTTCAgtacaaaaataagtttttttctCGCATTTAAGCCGGCTCCTATAAGCCTTActgttaaaattgccttaaaaatctctcattttctgaatcgctttatcctcactagggttgcaagggggtgctggagcctatcccagctgagggaccccctgaattgatggcctgccaatcgcagggcacaaggagacaaccgaTCAcaggtaggggcaatttagagtgtccaattagcctaccatgcatgtctttggaatgtgggaggaaaccggagtacccggtgaaaagccacgcaggcccggagagaacatgcaaactccacacaggtggaccgacgtgCCAAATCACGTTAGTGCAAGCACGACCGCCGCCTA from Stigmatopora argus isolate UIUO_Sarg chromosome 21, RoL_Sarg_1.0, whole genome shotgun sequence encodes:
- the slc9a1b gene encoding sodium/hydrogen exchanger 1b, which produces MARRHDHHHADLGPRRAGLTCLIPPLFLALLVCTVFSANVPNNQSRGAWREDEKEDDDEHHRRRGNATKAFPVLSFNYEHVRTPFEVSLWILLALLMKLGFHVIPRVSRVVPESCLLILVGLLVGGAIKAVRQTAPVLDSRLFFLYLLPPIILDAGYFLPVRPFAENLGTILVLAVAGTLWNAFFVGGAIYAVCLLAGGRLAGADLLSCLLFGSIVSAVDPVAVLAVFEEIHINELLYILVFGESLLNDAVTVVLYHLFEEFSHAGTVTIADALLGVLSFFAVSCGGVLIGVVYGLLGAFTSRFTSRTRVIEPLFVFLYSYMAYLSAEVFHLSGIMSLIACGVIMRPYVEANISHKSYTTVKYFMKMWSSVSETLIFIFLGVSTVAGPHEWNWTFVTVTVVLCLVSRVLGVVGLTYVVNKFRIVKLTKKDQFIVAYGGLRGAIAFSLGFLLTQHQMKRLFLTAIITVIFFTVFVQGMTIRPLVELLEVKKKRECDGSINEEIHTQFLDHLLVGIEDVCGHYGHHHWKDKLSRFNKAYVKKWLISGERSTEPQLLSFYNKMEMKQALMLVESGGGVNIFKPAAPHTEPRFPSLRRADVFEARQKEIRKMLHSNMQKDRQRLRSYSRHDLMVDPFEDDVSEARFRKRAEMGRRMSHYLTVPAKRPEAPPSVRRVAFQPEHRVYTYDDGDESARESTEARTNPGSPDAVPPRNQEEEEKEEEEEQQRHVALRRLSDPGPV